The following are from one region of the Quercus robur chromosome 1, dhQueRobu3.1, whole genome shotgun sequence genome:
- the LOC126720367 gene encoding subtilisin-like protease SBT4.15, with translation MVPIRMLTLFLLATQLHWSFTHGSSDQVRKAYIVYLGEALRLRSNVDVHQHNLLSSVIKDESIARQARIHSYTKSYNAFAANLLPDEVQKLKENENVVSVFPSRVQKLHTTRSWDYLRMPLSVKRNLKIENNIIVGVLDTGVYMGAPSFNDKGVGPPPSKWKGRCQVVGKFTGCNNKVIGATFYNNNPKFPQRKPFPLDVDGHGSHTSSTIAGATVAGTSLYGLGKGIARGGVPSARIAMYKVCWPEGCSDIDLLAGLDDAIDDRIDVLSISIGGSSNGFFDNPIAIGAFHAMKKGIFIACSAGNSGPYVYTVQNTAPWIMTIGAASMDMEFRTSIKLGNGKENVGLSINTFTPNKKMYPLTSAAIAANSTLLPGSSPWYCDQGKLDQKKVNGKIVVCKEAANETYIKSLGGIGVLISVIGKIDTSFTTIIPEAIIDSCFGNRTLTYVNSTKIFVTQLYVRIFVSHLVLCQYFVSFIGFKAVIYKSKRVPNAAAPFMASFSSRGPAILTSTILKPDIVAPGIDILAAYSKLASLTGNPDDNRFDVYNIISGTSMSCPHVVAAAAYVKSFHPDWSPSAIKSALMTTAIEMKVKDGLAELAYGAGQIDLTSALLPGLIYDLSTLDYIRFLCNEGYTGTNLNLFTEDRTNCSIVLKFGGYDSLNYPTLYYQYDDPNSTISAIYYRKVTNVGFRNSTYKAIVTAPKNLTVTVVPNKLSFTQLHQKKSFKVTLKAPPQFLQTFQYTH, from the exons ATGGTTCCAATTCGTATGCTCACCCTCTTCCTTCTAGCTACGCAGCTTCATTGGTCATTCACTCATGGTTCTAGTGACCAAGTTAGAAAG GCGTACATTGTGTATTTGGGAGAGGCACTGCGGTTAAGAAGCAATGTTGATGTTCATCAACACAACTTGCTTTCTTCAGTAATTAAAGA TGAGAGTATTGCCCGACAAGCTAGAATACATAGCTACACCAAGAGTTATAATGCATTTGCAGCAAACCTATTGCCAGATGAAGTTCAAAAACTAAAAG AGAATGAAAATGTGGTGTCAGTATTTCCTAGCAGAGTACAGAAACTTCATACAACAAGATCATGGGATTACTTAAGAATGCCTCTCTCAGTAAAGAGAAatcttaaaattgaaaataatattattgttgGAGTATTAGATACTG GAGTATATATGGGTGCTCCAAGTTTTAATGACAAAGGAGTAGGACCTCCTCCATCAAAATGGAAGGGTAGATGCCAAGTAGTAGGCAAGTTTACCGGCTGCAACAA CAAGGTAATAGGTGCAACTTTCTACAACAACAACCCCAAATTTCCCCAAAGAAAGCCATTCCCACTAGATGTTGATGGCCACGGCTCTCACACTTCATCCACCATAGCAGGTGCCACGGTAGCAGGCACAAGCTTGTACGGTTTAGGCAAAGGCATAGCTCGAGGTGGGGTTCCATCAGCACGTATTGCAATGTACAAGGTGTGTTGGCCCGAAGGTTGCAGTGATATAGACCTTCTGGCTGGATTGGATGATGCCATTGATGACAGAATTGACGTGCTATCAATATCTATCGGTGGGAGTTCAAATGGCTTCTTTGACAATCCCATTGCGATCGGTGCCTTTCATGCAATGAAGAAGGGGATTTTCATAGCATGTTCAGCAGGAAATAGCGGCCCATATGTGTATACAGTGCAGAACACAGCTCCTTGGATAATGACGATTGGTGCTGCTAGCATGGATATGGAGTTTAGGACTTCGATTAAACTTGGAAATGGCAAGGAAAATGTT GGACTTTCCATCAACACATTTACACCAAATAAGAAGATGTACCCTTTAACCAGCGCGGCAATAGCAGCCAATAGTACTTTATTGCCAGGTTCATCTCCCTG GTATTGTGATCAAGGGAAGCTAGACCAGAAAAAGGTCAATGGAAAGATTGTGGTATGCAAAGAAGCAGCAAATGAAACTTACATCAAGTCTTTGGGTGGGATTGGGGTGTTGATATCTGTCATTGGGAAGATAGATACGAGCTTTACAACTATCATCCCTGAAGCCATTATTGATTCTTGTTTTGGTAACAGAACTCTTACATATGTCAACTCAACCAA AATCTTTGTCACTCAACTTTATGTCAGAATCTTTGTTAGCCATTTAGTTTTATGTCAGTATTTTGTCAGCTTTATAGGCTTTAAG GCTGTCATATACAAGTCCAAAAGAGTTCCTAATGCTGCTGCACCCTTTATGGCTTCCTTTTCATCTCGAGGTCCGGCCATTCTCACTAGCACAATACTTAAG CCGGATATAGTGGCACCTGGGATAGATATACTTGCTGCTTACTCTAAACTTGCATCATTGACTGGAAATCCTGATGACAACCGGTTTGATGTATATAATATAATCTCTGGAACTTCAATGTCTTGCCCTCATGTGGTTGCTGCCGCTGCCTATGTCAAATCATTCCACCCTGATTGGTCTCCTTCTGCAATCAAATCGGCCCTAATGACAACTG CAATTGAAATGAAAGTCAAGGATGGCCTTGCTGAGTTAGCCTATGGTGCTGGCCAAATTGACTTGACTAGCGCACTACTGCCTGGTTTGATCTATGACTTGTCAACGTTGGACTACATCCGCTTCCTATGTAATGAGGGCTACACTGGGACAAATCTAAATTTATTCACTGAAGATAGAACCAATTGCTCAATTGTCCTTAAATTTGGAGGATATGATTCCCTAAATTACCCAACATTGTATTATCAGTATGATGACCCTAACTCTACTATATCAGCCATCTATTATAGGAAAGTTACAAATGTGGGCTTTAGAAATTCTACATACAAGGCAATCGTCACGGCACCGAAGAATCTCACTGTCACTGTTGTTCCAAACAAACTATCTTTTACTCAGTTGCACCAGAAAAAATCTTTCAAGGTTACGCTAAAGGCGCCACCACAATTCCTCCAAACTTTCCAATATACCCATTGA